One part of the Schistocerca piceifrons isolate TAMUIC-IGC-003096 chromosome 2, iqSchPice1.1, whole genome shotgun sequence genome encodes these proteins:
- the LOC124775802 gene encoding DNA polymerase-like produces MDDLFTKTMDRTNTLRNAGYNVVEVWSCEWEKSRAYKEALNKTINIVEPLMPRDAFFGGRTNAAKLKVTAKKMRYIDICSLYPTVMFYDTYPVGHPLKIFKPEEYNKEWFGLVKCKVLAPKGLHHPVVPIKQEKLVFALCVRCAEEKVGHCNHTDEERAFAGTWSTVELNKAIEKGYKILETYEVWHFPQTSNDLFKNYIRTFMKIKLETSPWEDDYETKEEYVQTIKEKQGIELDIDRIEPNPGKRAVAKICLNSLWGKFGQRQNLTQSEFITDPQRWYELLLDDKIEISNVIFINEDMIEVSYKYTNEYIEDSTATNIFIAAFTTSNARIRLYEMLDRLGDKVVYYDTDSVVYIDDGTNTVETGCMLGEWTDELGKDDNMLNG; encoded by the coding sequence ATGGACGATTTGTTTACTAAAACAATGGACCGGACTAATACACTGAGAAATGCGGGCTACAACGTAGTTGAGGTGTGGTCTTGCGAGTGGGAGAAATCTAGAGCTTACAAAGAAGCCCTAAATAAAACGATCAACATTGTGGAACCTTTAATGCCTAGAGACGCCTTTTTTGGTGGGCGAACAAATGCCGCAAAGCTGAAAGTGACTGCGAAGAAAATGCGGTATATAGACATATGCTCTTTGTATCCAACAGTTATGTTTTATGATACGTACCCTGTAGGTCACCCCCTTAAAATATTCAAACCAGAAGAATACAACAAggaatggtttggtttggtcaaaTGCAAGGTACTAGCTCCAAAAGGTCTTCACCACCCTGTGGTTCCTATTAAGCAGGAAAAACTGGTATTCGCtttgtgcgtgaggtgtgctgagGAAAAGGTAGGGCATTGTAACCATACTGATGAAGAGAGAGCTTTTGCAGGCACATGGTCTACGGTTGAACTGAATAAGGCTATTGAAAAGGGCTACAAGATACTTGAAACTTACGAGGTGTGGCACTTCCCTCAGACGAGCAACGATCTGTTCAAGAACTACATTAGGACTTTCATGAAAATCAAGTTGGAAACTAGTCCTTGGGAGGATgattacgaaacaaaagaggaaTACGTCCAAACCATTAAAGAAAAACAAGGCATTGAGCTCGACATTGACAGAATTGAACCCAACCCTGGAAAACGTGCCGTCGCCAAGATCTGCCTAAACTCTTTGTGGGGTAAATTCGGCCAAAGACAAAATTTGACACAAAGTGAGTTCATCACTGATCCACAAAGGTGGTATGAACTTTTACTAGACGATAAGATAGAGATATCTAACGTCATCTTCATCAATGAAGATATGATTGAGGTTAGCTACAAGTATACTAATGAGTACATCGAGGATAGTACTGCTACAAATATATTTATTGCAGCTTTCACAACATCTAATGCCAGGATAAGATTATACGAAATGCTTGATCGCCTTGGGGATAAAGTTGTCTACTACGATACTGATAGTGTAGTCTACATCGATGATGGAACAAATACAGTTGAGACAGGGTGCATGCTAGGTGAATGGACAGATGAACTTGGCAAAGATGATAACATGTTGAACGGTTAA